The genomic window GAGAACCGGCAGCAGCTCCGCAGCGTGAGCGGTTGGGCCGTGCGGGGGGAGCGGGGTGTCCCGCGAGGCCTTCCTGAGTGGTGCCGGGGCTGCCGGTTTGGTGGCGGGTCCCGGTGTGTCCCAAGGGCTGCGGGTGTGGGATCTCCAGGTCCCGGGTTCGCAGGAGAACCGGTGGGGCCTGGAAGGGACCTGGACGTCTCGGGCGGGCCGTAGGGCACGGTGGGGGGCACGGTGCGTTTCGGGGATCGCGGACCGGCTCCCCCCGGTGTGACCCCCGCCTGCCCCCCAGCTGCGGGACTTCCTGCTGGTCTACAACCGCATGACCGAGCTCTGCTTCCGCCACTGTGTCTGCAACCTCAACTACCGGCTGCTCACGGGCCGCGAGGTGAGCTGGGCGCGGGAGCCTGGGGGTCGAGTGGCCCCTCGCCCCCTGACCCCGTCCCACCTCTCCCGCAGGAGTCGTGCCTGGACAGCTGCGCCGCGAGGCTGGTCCGTGCCAACCACCGCCTCATGGGCGCCTACGTGGGACTGGTGCCGGCACTGCTGCAGCGTCGTGCAGCCGAGCACGGGACAGCAGCGCAGCTGCCCGGACTCCCGGCCTCCCCAGACccggccccgggccccgccgaGCCCTCGCCAGACGCTCCCCTTGCCAGCACGTAGCAGCACCCGGGCACAGCCTCCCACGGCAGCTGGACGCGACCGGCACCACCCGTGCCCTTGGCCCCGGGAGCCCCCAGCAGCGGCTGGGcgctgcagggcacaggggctgtgaggCGCAGGAACGGGAGGAAAacccccccagccctcctggtTGCGGATTTCTGGGAAGTGGATTGTTAGTCCAAATAAAACATCTTTACAGGAATGGCTTAGTGGGACATGCAGGGAGGGCACCAGAGCCCTGGCCCCTGCTCCCTGTTGAGGCAGGGGTGTGCTGGGGGGAGCCTGTGGCACAACTGGGAATCCAGGGAATTCCCCCAAATGTGAGACGAATGCCTCCCCGCAGGACCCCTGTGCCCACCGGGACACTGGGGGGCCCAGAACATTCTCACTACAAATGGCTGGTGCAGAGCAGGCACTCAGATGGGGCAGTGTGAGGGGGCAGGTGTCGGGGGCTGCCAGGCCACTGCCCAGCAGCTAAGGGCATGTGTGTGCAAGGAGAGCTGGTCCCTGTGGCACCTGGGAGAGCCTGgcctcttctctcccctctgctgcccctgGTCAGAGGGTGTGAGCTGTGGGCCCAGGACAGCGCTCAGGGCTTGGGGCAGGCAAGCACTAGCCCCAGTACAGAAATAAATTGATATATTCCGTGTACAAAACATGCTCCTGCAGGCCCGGCCGGGCACTCCCGCGCATATAAATAaggcccggcccggcctcccCTCTGTCCTGCCCGCGGGGGCCAGCGCCTGCGCCGGGGCCACCCCTCCCGCGGGACCCCCGGGCTGGCCGGGGTCACTTAAGGTCCACATCAAAgtccagcaccagcagcttgGTCTCCTCAGTGCCGTTGCGGCTGCCCACGGCGCACACGAGTTTTGTGTTGGAGGCACGGATGCGCCACACGaccccccccgagcccccacTCTCCAGGGCCACAAGGTTTCGCACAAACTCCCCTGTCTTCAGGTCCCACAGCTTCACTGTGCCATCGTCCGAGCTGGTCACCACGAACTTGGAGCTGAACTGCAGGCAGGTGACAGCGCTCTGGTGCTTGCTGGGACCTATGGGGAGACATCGGTGAGCCCCAGGTGCACCTACTGCTGTGTGACAGGGGTCCTGCCACATCTGGCAGCTCAAAGCCACCCAGCCCCGGCTCCTCAGGGACATCCACCACTCTGTCCAGACACATCTGGCAGCTTGGAGCcacccctgctccctcccatcCCCCAAGGGAGAGagctgccccttcccagccccctgATGGCAGGGATTCCCTACTGCCCAAGGGTGAGGAATCCCTTCTCACCCTGCAGTGTCTGCAGGCACTGCCCCGTCTTGATGTCCCAGATCTTGACAGTGGAGTCAGCGTTGCCGGACACGAGGATGTTGTCTCGCAGCTCCATCCCACTGGTGAGCGACTGGTGCCCCATGAGTGTGTGCAGGCAGTTCCCACTCTCCACATCCCACACGCGGATTGATGTGTCCAGGGACCCACTCACGATGTGTGTCCCATCAAACTGCCAGAAAGAAGGGGTTCAGCTCAGCATCGAGGCCAGGAGTGTCCCCTGGTTTGGGTGCAGCCCACAGCTCTGGTATCCACTGGTTTGGGATGCAGCACCCCCAGttccagcaccaccaccagAGACTCCAGTTCAGCAGCTGCGACGTGGGCTCACACACCTCTTGGCTTTTTGGGCTGTGGAAATGCTCCAGGGAAGGGGCATGGAGGAGCGTTTGTGTCCACAGCATATGTGTGTGTGGGAAGTCGGGTCAGGGGGGCAGAGACTGTCCCCACAGGACACAAACATGGTCCGTGTGTCCTTGCATGGCAGATACATCCCTTCAGGGCACAGACATGGCCCACATGTCCCTGCAAAGCACACAGGACCCTGCATGACACAGACATAGCCCATTTGTCCCTACAGCACATGTGGGACCTTTGGCAGAGCTTGTGCCCCTTGACTGGAAGGCAGGACAGCAATAGGGCAAGCCAGCAGGAAGGCAGGTTGTACCTGCTGGGGAGtagggagggcaggggagccGGAGAGGGGcaaggcagcaggaggggacGTGTGCAGGCTGTACCTGCAGTGAGTAGACGCGGTTGGTGTGCCCCTGCAGTGTATGGGTGCAGCTCTCGCTCTCAGGGTCCCACACCTTGACCGTGTAGTCATAGGCACCACTGACCACCTTGTTGCCATCATACTGGACACAGCGTACGGCTGCCACGTGCCCCATCAGCACGTGCAGGCACTGCCCCGTCTCgatgtcccagagccgcagtgTGGCGTCCCGGGAGCCACTCACCACCCTGCAGGTGAAAGAACACCTGGGGcccagctgccagggcagcccGGGGGTAACAAACCTCAGCCCCTGTGGATATCCCCCCCCTCACAcagcacccctcagccccataCCTGTTGCCATGCAGGTGCATGCAGCGCACGGTCGATGTGTGTCCGTACAGTGTGTGCACGCACTCGCCGCTATCAGCGTTCCACACCTTGAGCGTGCGGTCAGTGGAGCCACTGATGACAACACTGTCCCTCATCTGGGAGGACCAAACCCCGCCGGTGTGGCCCACCAGCGTCTGCACACACTGTGGGGAACAGGACACGAGGGACAGGTGAGCCTCTCACACCTCCCTGCAGATGCTGAAAAGGttagcagagaaattttcctgctttttacaGCTGCTTGGAAAGTCTCCTTTCTCACGCAAGCTAGCTGTAAACAGTGTAGAGatttttgtaaaccaagactttatctCACAGGTGCAAACTTGTTATGAATAGTCTTGTTTTCCAcactaaagaaaatattttcaaacaggCATCGtagcattcagccaatcactctgggaggtgtaCGGTCAAGCACCCAATAATGTCATTTCTCTATTGTGAACCAAGTTATATAAACAAGgtgataattaattaaataatgcCATTTATCCTGGACTTGAATTCTGTGTCGTTCTTTGCGCCATCCCTGCGGACTACAGCAACACCTCCCCACCCCTGGAACAGCACAGAGGAGCCGCACAACTCCATGTCCTTGTCATAAAGGGCCCAAACTGAGCCCGGGGGTGAGGGTGTGGCCTCACTTGtacccagcacagggaggtggTCCCTGCCCCAGACCTCTGCGGTGCCAGTGACAGTGCCACACTCGCCTCcctggtgacagtgacactcaCCTCCCCTGTGACAGCTGACCACACTTTGAGCGTGTTGTCATCAGAGCCGCTTACGATGCGATTCCCGCAGAACTGCAGGCAGGTGATCACATGGTCGTCATGGCCCTTCAGTACCTGTGGGAGCACAGGGGTGTGTGGGGGGCAGTGTGGACCCCCCCAGcctgcaggacaccccaacacaACAAGCggtgggaaggcagcaggagctgtggggaggaAAGGCAGATGGGTCCCCAAATCACCTGCACCCCCTGATGCttctgcagggcagcagagctggggtgtGTGGTGTGTTTGGCAGCTGTTgcacaggggcagggggctACTGGGGAACAGGGAGTGGGGGCTCAGGAACCCAAGGCCTGCAGGAGCAAGAGAAGGGGTGGTGGAGACTCTGCCCAGGGGCAGGAGGGATCCCCAGGGAGAGATCACCAGGGTTCTGGGACCCTGCACAGAACATGGCTGAGCCCTgtgaggctgcaccttccctgggtgctggggctggctgcagccctgcatgGGGCCTTGGAAAGGGGCAAGGGGAGGGACCCCCTTTCTCCAGGCCCAGGGGACCCCATTTCTGCTGCCCCACTGCCCTGAGCAAGCTGGATCTGCTCCCTGTGGCAGATCCTGCACCAGCTTCCCCATACCAGTCTGTATGGTCTGTCCCCGGAGGAACCCTCACCAACCCCTCAGCTCTCCAGGGTCCACCGCTggcagggacattcccaggCCCACCTTGGGGACCACAGCTCCCCAGAGTCTGTCCCTGCTGGGACACACAGACCAACCTTGGGGGGCCGCAGCTCTCCACTACGCCAGTTCATGTCGATGCGGTGCTGGCGCAGGAAGGCGAATTTCCAGGGGCTGTACATGAATCCAGGGCTGAGCAGGCGTCGCTTCCGCAGGTGTAGAGGCTCCTCGATCCCTGCAGGGGACAACACAGTGGTGCCTTACCTGGGTCAAGCCTGAGGtggccccccagcccccagccaggAGGGCCCTCACCTTCCTCACGGCACTTCTCCCTCCAGAGCAGATTGTCCTCGGCCAGGACCCTCCAGTAGCGGCAGGTCTGGGCAGCACGGAGCAGGTCCCGTGGCTCCAGGAAAGACAAAACGTACAGGGCCAGCTGCAGGGGGGAGAAGGGTCACAGAGGGGTCACCAGAGGGGTCAAGTCAGGTCAGGCCAGGCCCCAACTCCACTCACCTCCTtgggcagcagggagatgaAGTCCCGCTGGAACTGGGGCTCGATGACCTGCATCATGTACTTGATCTGCGCCGGCTCGCAGCGGTCAATGAGCTCATCCAGGGCCAGCAGCTTCTCAGGGCCGCTCCAGCGCTGCAGGGGgacccccagtgacccctggctctgtgtccccagccagcccagccacagccctggcagccagggctcTTGCCCCAGGCCAGGAGCCCGAGGCAGGTGGGAGCTTGGTGCATCACAGGAGGTGGATCACAGATGCTGTGTGACAGGTGACCACCCCTGGCCAGGTCTGAAACCTCCTCTGTGTTTTCTCACACAAGCAAAACTACCCAAAATCCACCGTGGGCCCAActcctgcccatagcagggatCCCTTAGGCTTGTGTCCCTCCCATCAcacccaggctgcctggagccaCCAGGTGAGCTGTACCTGGAAGGTGCGGAGCCAGTCCTGCAGCTCAGGTGGGGGGGCCACCGAGGGGATGCGACGGCGCCGGGCCTGCCCCACCTTGGCGTTACGCAGGTCCCCAAAGGTGGTGGTGGGGCTGGGTGTGCAGGGACCCAGTGTCCTGGGAGAAAGACCAGGCACAGGTGAGGCTGTAGCACAGGTGGCACACATCAGCCCTGCTCCAGGCCACACTGACAGAGGCCCTAGGAACTGGTTCCCGCCACTGGGAGCTCCACCCCACTGACCCCTTCTCTTTGCTCCCACCCTGTTGACCCCTTGCTcacatccagcccagcctgctcaGCAGACAGGCAACTGGTCAGGGCTGGATCTCACCTGGGCCAACCCCTGCTTGACCCAGGTGGCTCCATCATCCTCCtggggtgggcagcaggaggtATGTGTTGTCCCAGCACACAGAACCCCCTTCACCTGCTGCAGTCAGAGCCCCCCCACCCCTCACCTGCCATAGTCAGAGCCCTTGCACAGCTTCTTCCCGGGGGACAAGGCCCGGCCGTCCGGCCCGTTCTCTGACTTCCGCTTCATCTGTGGGACACAGCAGGTTGGAGTGGCTGGGACAAACCCAGGCAGACCCCTGCAGACTCCCTTCCCAGAGCTGATCCCTGTGGCCCCCTGCCCAGAGCTACGGGGCAGATCCccacctgctcctgctttccccCTTCAGAGTCCATATGGCAACAAGGCATCCCCAtgcagggcagggggctgcaccAGGGCCAGGCAGCGCTGGGGACTGGGGCagcacctccttcccccaccctATGACCAAGGACCCCCATGCAGGGCAGGGGTTTGCACAGGGGACTGGGGCAGCATCTctttccccagccccagcagacaGGCATCACAGAACCCCCAGCCCCCCTTCCCACTCCTGCAGGTGCCCTGAGTGCTTCAGCAGTCCCTGGCCCCCCGGTCACCTTGGGGCGCAGGTGCCGCAGCAGCCCCCCATCCCCAGTGCGCTGCAGGTAGTCGATCCAGCGCTCTCCCAGGGTGTAGTACAGGTATACATTGCTGCTGTCTTCCCCCTCCtcgctgcagcagctcccttcctcctcctcctcctcctcctcctcttcttcctcctcctcctcctcctgctccctggtgGACCTGGGAGGCTCCTGTGGTCCCTGCCCCCCAGAACCATCAGGGTCTGCTCCGGACCTGGGGGTACCCTTCCAGGGTGGCTCTGGCTCCCAGGGCCCTGGcgcttcctcttcctcctcctcctcttcctcctcttcagcCACCACCTGAGCAGGGAACAGGCagggggcagggctggctccaCACCAGCCTTGGGCTGCTGGAGACCAGGAGAGGGGTgggggctgggagtgctgctggATGGCTGCCAGTGAGAGCCATGGCCCTGGAGCACAGGGGCTCCACTCAACAGCACTGTGGGGGGTTGCAGGGTGGAGAACCCCCAGACCCACAACCATAAGCTCCTCCAGAATCCAGTGAGGTTCCCCTGAGCTCCCCCAGAGCCAAACCTCCTCCCTTATCCCTgcacctggcagcagggaccCTTCTGCATTTACCTGTGCTGCAGGTGCCCTGTGGTCCTCACTGTCCCCCAAGGGAGTGGGGCTGGCCCGTGGGGGCCCCTCGGGGCCCGGGCGCCGCCGGCACGTCATGCGCTGGCTGTTGAGCTCCAGGATGCGCGTGGTAATGCCCTTGACGTGCAGCAGGTCATCCAAGCAAGTGAAGCCCTTCAGCTCCTGCGCGGAGGGAAGTCAGCCCTGCCCAGAACAGaatccctcctgctcccacagAGCCCCCTGCCCAAGCAGCCCCGCAGGGAAGAGTCACAGCACTGTGAAAGGGAGGCAGCAACCCAAAAGTGCCAACTGGGGTAGGAGCACTGTGCCCCCCAGATGAGCAGTGCCAGAATGGGAAGTGAAGCTGCAGTTCCAGAGCAGGGGAACAACCGGACACACGCAGACACACACA from Corvus hawaiiensis isolate bCorHaw1 chromosome 2, bCorHaw1.pri.cur, whole genome shotgun sequence includes these protein-coding regions:
- the TIMM10B gene encoding mitochondrial import inner membrane translocase subunit Tim10 B; amino-acid sequence: MDPAAENRQQLRSLRDFLLVYNRMTELCFRHCVCNLNYRLLTGREESCLDSCAARLVRANHRLMGAYVGLVPALLQRRAAEHGTAAQLPGLPASPDPAPGPAEPSPDAPLAST
- the RRP8 gene encoding ribosomal RNA-processing protein 8 isoform X2, producing the protein MFAEQGWNDAVEPLPRGAPECPGRPGPTTGKRRLPGTGRDGEAVRKRPRKRKKAGGPRAAVGELPAGPDEPREIGQHPDIDGPAEPAGESGKPAGLSRRQRRNRQKRQREPLAGSDGERGSGPGPPDPPGPTEAPPEPRSGRSAALRARMEERLLGARFRYLNQQLYTGSSGDAARLFRADPAAFHLYHRGFERQVRRWPERPVQRIVRYLRRRPASLVVADFGCGDCTLAASVRNQVHCFDLVPLSPRVTVCDMAKVPLAAESVDVAVFCLALMGTNLQEILGEANRVLKLGGTLMVAEVASRFEDTRAFLKAMTQLGFRTVSKELKGFTCLDDLLHVKGITTRILELNSQRMTCRRRPGPEGPPRASPTPLGDSEDHRAPAAQVVAEEEEEEEEEEEAPGPWEPEPPWKGTPRSGADPDGSGGQGPQEPPRSTREQEEEEEEEEEEEEEEEEGSCCSEEGEDSSNVYLYYTLGERWIDYLQRTGDGGLLRHLRPKMKRKSENGPDGRALSPGKKLCKGSDYGRTLGPCTPSPTTTFGDLRNAKVGQARRRRIPSVAPPPELQDWLRTFQRWSGPEKLLALDELIDRCEPAQIKYMMQVIEPQFQRDFISLLPKELALYVLSFLEPRDLLRAAQTCRYWRVLAEDNLLWREKCREEGIEEPLHLRKRRLLSPGFMYSPWKFAFLRQHRIDMNWRSGELRPPKVLKGHDDHVITCLQFCGNRIVSGSDDNTLKVWSAVTGECVQTLVGHTGGVWSSQMRDSVVISGSTDRTLKVWNADSGECVHTLYGHTSTVRCMHLHGNRVVSGSRDATLRLWDIETGQCLHVLMGHVAAVRCVQYDGNKVVSGAYDYTVKVWDPESESCTHTLQGHTNRVYSLQFDGTHIVSGSLDTSIRVWDVESGNCLHTLMGHQSLTSGMELRDNILVSGNADSTVKIWDIKTGQCLQTLQGPSKHQSAVTCLQFSSKFVVTSSDDGTVKLWDLKTGEFVRNLVALESGGSGGVVWRIRASNTKLVCAVGSRNGTEETKLLVLDFDVDLK
- the RRP8 gene encoding ribosomal RNA-processing protein 8 isoform X5, with the translated sequence MVAEVASRFEDTRAFLKAMTQLGFRTVSKELKGFTCLDDLLHVKGITTRILELNSQRMTCRRRPGPEGPPRASPTPLGDSEDHRAPAAQVNAEGSLLPGAGIREEVWLWGSSGEPHWILEELMVVGLGVLHPATPHSAVEWSPCAPGPWLSLAAIQQHSQPPPLSWSPAAQGWCGASPAPCLFPAQVVAEEEEEEEEEEEAPGPWEPEPPWKGTPRSGADPDGSGGQGPQEPPRSTREQEEEEEEEEEEEEEEEEGSCCSEEGEDSSNVYLYYTLGERWIDYLQRTGDGGLLRHLRPKMKRKSENGPDGRALSPGKKLCKGSDYGRTLGPCTPSPTTTFGDLRNAKVGQARRRRIPSVAPPPELQDWLRTFQRWSGPEKLLALDELIDRCEPAQIKYMMQVIEPQFQRDFISLLPKELALYVLSFLEPRDLLRAAQTCRYWRVLAEDNLLWREKCREEGIEEPLHLRKRRLLSPGFMYSPWKFAFLRQHRIDMNWRSGELRPPKVLKGHDDHVITCLQFCGNRIVSGSDDNTLKVWSAVTGECVQTLVGHTGGVWSSQMRDSVVISGSTDRTLKVWNADSGECVHTLYGHTSTVRCMHLHGNRVVSGSRDATLRLWDIETGQCLHVLMGHVAAVRCVQYDGNKVVSGAYDYTVKVWDPESESCTHTLQGHTNRVYSLQFDGTHIVSGSLDTSIRVWDVESGNCLHTLMGHQSLTSGMELRDNILVSGNADSTVKIWDIKTGQCLQTLQGPSKHQSAVTCLQFSSKFVVTSSDDGTVKLWDLKTGEFVRNLVALESGGSGGVVWRIRASNTKLVCAVGSRNGTEETKLLVLDFDVDLK
- the RRP8 gene encoding ribosomal RNA-processing protein 8 isoform X4, with amino-acid sequence MSGPGGPGPAGAKLDINRAGVAELEGALSGIGRRRARGIVRKREELKGFTCLDDLLHVKGITTRILELNSQRMTCRRRPGPEGPPRASPTPLGDSEDHRAPAAQVNAEGSLLPGAGIREEVWLWGSSGEPHWILEELMVVGLGVLHPATPHSAVEWSPCAPGPWLSLAAIQQHSQPPPLSWSPAAQGWCGASPAPCLFPAQVVAEEEEEEEEEEEAPGPWEPEPPWKGTPRSGADPDGSGGQGPQEPPRSTREQEEEEEEEEEEEEEEEEGSCCSEEGEDSSNVYLYYTLGERWIDYLQRTGDGGLLRHLRPKMKRKSENGPDGRALSPGKKLCKGSDYGRTLGPCTPSPTTTFGDLRNAKVGQARRRRIPSVAPPPELQDWLRTFQRWSGPEKLLALDELIDRCEPAQIKYMMQVIEPQFQRDFISLLPKELALYVLSFLEPRDLLRAAQTCRYWRVLAEDNLLWREKCREEGIEEPLHLRKRRLLSPGFMYSPWKFAFLRQHRIDMNWRSGELRPPKVLKGHDDHVITCLQFCGNRIVSGSDDNTLKVWSAVTGECVQTLVGHTGGVWSSQMRDSVVISGSTDRTLKVWNADSGECVHTLYGHTSTVRCMHLHGNRVVSGSRDATLRLWDIETGQCLHVLMGHVAAVRCVQYDGNKVVSGAYDYTVKVWDPESESCTHTLQGHTNRVYSLQFDGTHIVSGSLDTSIRVWDVESGNCLHTLMGHQSLTSGMELRDNILVSGNADSTVKIWDIKTGQCLQTLQGPSKHQSAVTCLQFSSKFVVTSSDDGTVKLWDLKTGEFVRNLVALESGGSGGVVWRIRASNTKLVCAVGSRNGTEETKLLVLDFDVDLK
- the RRP8 gene encoding ribosomal RNA-processing protein 8 isoform X7 yields the protein MSGPGGPGPAGAKLDINRAGVAELEGALSGIGRRRARGIVRKREELKGFTCLDDLLHVKGITTRILELNSQRMTCRRRPGPEGPPRASPTPLGDSEDHRAPAAQVVAEEEEEEEEEEEAPGPWEPEPPWKGTPRSGADPDGSGGQGPQEPPRSTREQEEEEEEEEEEEEEEEEGSCCSEEGEDSSNVYLYYTLGERWIDYLQRTGDGGLLRHLRPKMKRKSENGPDGRALSPGKKLCKGSDYGRTLGPCTPSPTTTFGDLRNAKVGQARRRRIPSVAPPPELQDWLRTFQRWSGPEKLLALDELIDRCEPAQIKYMMQVIEPQFQRDFISLLPKELALYVLSFLEPRDLLRAAQTCRYWRVLAEDNLLWREKCREEGIEEPLHLRKRRLLSPGFMYSPWKFAFLRQHRIDMNWRSGELRPPKVLKGHDDHVITCLQFCGNRIVSGSDDNTLKVWSAVTGECVQTLVGHTGGVWSSQMRDSVVISGSTDRTLKVWNADSGECVHTLYGHTSTVRCMHLHGNRVVSGSRDATLRLWDIETGQCLHVLMGHVAAVRCVQYDGNKVVSGAYDYTVKVWDPESESCTHTLQGHTNRVYSLQFDGTHIVSGSLDTSIRVWDVESGNCLHTLMGHQSLTSGMELRDNILVSGNADSTVKIWDIKTGQCLQTLQGPSKHQSAVTCLQFSSKFVVTSSDDGTVKLWDLKTGEFVRNLVALESGGSGGVVWRIRASNTKLVCAVGSRNGTEETKLLVLDFDVDLK
- the RRP8 gene encoding ribosomal RNA-processing protein 8 isoform X6; this encodes MTCRRRPGPEGPPRASPTPLGDSEDHRAPAAQVNAEGSLLPGAGIREEVWLWGSSGEPHWILEELMVVGLGVLHPATPHSAVEWSPCAPGPWLSLAAIQQHSQPPPLSWSPAAQGWCGASPAPCLFPAQVVAEEEEEEEEEEEAPGPWEPEPPWKGTPRSGADPDGSGGQGPQEPPRSTREQEEEEEEEEEEEEEEEEGSCCSEEGEDSSNVYLYYTLGERWIDYLQRTGDGGLLRHLRPKMKRKSENGPDGRALSPGKKLCKGSDYGRTLGPCTPSPTTTFGDLRNAKVGQARRRRIPSVAPPPELQDWLRTFQRWSGPEKLLALDELIDRCEPAQIKYMMQVIEPQFQRDFISLLPKELALYVLSFLEPRDLLRAAQTCRYWRVLAEDNLLWREKCREEGIEEPLHLRKRRLLSPGFMYSPWKFAFLRQHRIDMNWRSGELRPPKVLKGHDDHVITCLQFCGNRIVSGSDDNTLKVWSAVTGECVQTLVGHTGGVWSSQMRDSVVISGSTDRTLKVWNADSGECVHTLYGHTSTVRCMHLHGNRVVSGSRDATLRLWDIETGQCLHVLMGHVAAVRCVQYDGNKVVSGAYDYTVKVWDPESESCTHTLQGHTNRVYSLQFDGTHIVSGSLDTSIRVWDVESGNCLHTLMGHQSLTSGMELRDNILVSGNADSTVKIWDIKTGQCLQTLQGPSKHQSAVTCLQFSSKFVVTSSDDGTVKLWDLKTGEFVRNLVALESGGSGGVVWRIRASNTKLVCAVGSRNGTEETKLLVLDFDVDLK
- the RRP8 gene encoding ribosomal RNA-processing protein 8 isoform X1, whose product is MFAEQGWNDAVEPLPRGAPECPGRPGPTTGKRRLPGTGRDGEAVRKRPRKRKKAGGPRAAVGELPAGPDEPREIGQHPDIDGPAEPAGESGKPAGLSRRQRRNRQKRQREPLAGSDGERGSGPGPPDPPGPTEAPPEPRSGRSAALRARMEERLLGARFRYLNQQLYTGSSGDAARLFRADPAAFHLYHRGFERQVRRWPERPVQRIVRYLRRRPASLVVADFGCGDCTLAASVRNQVHCFDLVPLSPRVTVCDMAKVPLAAESVDVAVFCLALMGTNLQEILGEANRVLKLGGTLMVAEVASRFEDTRAFLKAMTQLGFRTVSKELKGFTCLDDLLHVKGITTRILELNSQRMTCRRRPGPEGPPRASPTPLGDSEDHRAPAAQVNAEGSLLPGAGIREEVWLWGSSGEPHWILEELMVVGLGVLHPATPHSAVEWSPCAPGPWLSLAAIQQHSQPPPLSWSPAAQGWCGASPAPCLFPAQVVAEEEEEEEEEEEAPGPWEPEPPWKGTPRSGADPDGSGGQGPQEPPRSTREQEEEEEEEEEEEEEEEEGSCCSEEGEDSSNVYLYYTLGERWIDYLQRTGDGGLLRHLRPKMKRKSENGPDGRALSPGKKLCKGSDYGRTLGPCTPSPTTTFGDLRNAKVGQARRRRIPSVAPPPELQDWLRTFQRWSGPEKLLALDELIDRCEPAQIKYMMQVIEPQFQRDFISLLPKELALYVLSFLEPRDLLRAAQTCRYWRVLAEDNLLWREKCREEGIEEPLHLRKRRLLSPGFMYSPWKFAFLRQHRIDMNWRSGELRPPKVLKGHDDHVITCLQFCGNRIVSGSDDNTLKVWSAVTGECVQTLVGHTGGVWSSQMRDSVVISGSTDRTLKVWNADSGECVHTLYGHTSTVRCMHLHGNRVVSGSRDATLRLWDIETGQCLHVLMGHVAAVRCVQYDGNKVVSGAYDYTVKVWDPESESCTHTLQGHTNRVYSLQFDGTHIVSGSLDTSIRVWDVESGNCLHTLMGHQSLTSGMELRDNILVSGNADSTVKIWDIKTGQCLQTLQGPSKHQSAVTCLQFSSKFVVTSSDDGTVKLWDLKTGEFVRNLVALESGGSGGVVWRIRASNTKLVCAVGSRNGTEETKLLVLDFDVDLK
- the RRP8 gene encoding ribosomal RNA-processing protein 8 isoform X3; translation: MFAEQGWNDAVEPLPRGAPECPGRPGPTTGKRRLPGTGRDGEAVRKRPRKRKKAGGPRAAVGELPAGPDEPREIGQHPDIDGPAEPAGESGKPAGLSRRQRRNRQKRQREPLAGSDGERGSGPGPPDPPGPTEAPPEPRSGRSAALRARMEERLLGARFRYLNQQLYTGSSGDAARLFRADPAAFHLYHRGFERQVRRWPERPVQRIVRYLRRRPASLVVADFGCGDCTLAASVRNQVHCFDLVPLSPRVTVCDMAKVPLAAESVDVAVFCLALMGTNLQEILGEANRVLKLGGTLMVAEVASRFEDTRAFLKAMTQLGFRTVSKELKGFTCLDDLLHVKGITTRILELNSQRMTCRRRPGPEGPPRASPTPLGDSEDHRAPAAQVNAEGSLLPGAGIREEVWLWGSSGEPHWILEELMVVGLGVLHPATPHSAVEWSPCAPGPWLSLAAIQQHSQPPPLSWSPAAQGWCGASPAPCLFPAQVVAEEEEEEEEEEEAPGPWEPEPPWKGTPRSGADPDGSGGQGPQEPPRSTREQEEEEEEEEEEEEEEEEGSCCSEEGEDSSNVYLYYTLGERWIDYLQRTGDGGLLRHLRPKMKRKSENGPDGRALSPGKKLCKGSDYGRTLGPCTPSPTTTFGDLRNAKVGQARRRRIPSVAPPPELQDWLRTFQRWSGPEKLLALDELIDRCEPAQIKYMMQVIEPQFQRDFISLLPKELALYVLSFLEPRDLLRAAQTCRYWRVLAEDNLLWREKCREEGIEEPLHLRKRRLLSPGFMYSPWKFAFLRQHRIDMNWRSGELRPPKVLKGHDDHVITCLQFCGNRIVSGSDDNTLKVWSAVTGEHLQGGVRGSPVPRVLFPTVCADAGGPHRRGLVLPDEGQCCHQWLH